Proteins encoded within one genomic window of Vicinamibacterales bacterium:
- a CDS encoding cytochrome c, translating to MQRILTACLLWLAAAPVSGQTRAAAVSPGETLFQAQCGFCHGRDATGGASGPDLTDSELVAQDRNGDKLGPVIRTGRPERGMPGFPLSDPDLKSVIDFIHARKAAVDKNPGRRRRVTIADLSTGNADAGRAYFNGAGGCAACHSPTGDLASVGARYRGLGLLMRFLYPTAGNATQLPGEPRQNPVTVTVTLPTGETVTGPLVFRDEFTIALRDADGWFRSWPQSAVKVSVKDPVQAHADQLGKYTDDDVHNLFAYLQTLVK from the coding sequence ATGCAGCGCATCCTGACCGCGTGTCTGTTGTGGCTGGCCGCGGCCCCCGTCTCGGGCCAGACCCGGGCGGCGGCGGTCTCGCCTGGTGAAACTCTCTTTCAGGCGCAATGCGGCTTCTGCCACGGGCGTGATGCCACGGGCGGCGCGTCGGGGCCCGATCTCACCGACTCGGAGCTGGTCGCACAGGACCGCAATGGCGACAAGCTCGGTCCGGTCATTCGCACCGGCCGTCCCGAGCGCGGAATGCCCGGGTTCCCCCTTTCGGATCCCGATCTGAAATCCGTCATCGACTTCATCCATGCCCGCAAGGCCGCGGTGGACAAGAACCCGGGCCGGCGGCGGCGAGTGACCATCGCGGATCTCTCGACCGGCAACGCCGACGCCGGCCGCGCCTATTTCAATGGCGCCGGCGGCTGCGCCGCGTGTCATTCGCCCACCGGCGATCTCGCCAGCGTCGGCGCCCGCTACCGCGGACTCGGCCTCCTGATGCGGTTCCTCTATCCGACCGCGGGCAATGCCACGCAGCTGCCGGGAGAGCCGAGGCAGAATCCCGTCACCGTGACGGTGACGCTCCCCACAGGGGAGACCGTCACCGGTCCGCTCGTCTTTCGCGACGAATTCACGATCGCGCTGCGCGACGCGGACGGCTGGTTCCGCTCGTGGCCACAGTCCGCCGTCAAAGTGTCCGTCAAGGACCCGGTGCAGGCGCACGCGGACCAGTTGGGCAAGTACACTGATGATGACGTTCACAACCTGTTCGCGTACCTGCAGACGCTGGTC